The following coding sequences lie in one Deinococcus radiopugnans ATCC 19172 genomic window:
- the moaD gene encoding molybdopterin converting factor subunit 1 codes for MRLNVVFFAHLRREIGAEQLTLDVPDGADVRAVAALVEAQHGLSLKGCMVAVNETYATPDRALNEGDEVAFLPPVAGGEGDPVTHCEMTDQPLLLSEADAFLVRPECGAQAYFVGTVRSPNQGKAVEHIDYEGYAPMAHKVMQEAANAAREKHGELRVWIQHRTGRLAPGEASILIGVASPHRRAALEACDFLIEYLKVQIPVWKHEADDDGEHWVTGHTEHPAL; via the coding sequence ATGCGCTTGAACGTGGTGTTTTTTGCCCATCTGCGGCGGGAAATTGGAGCTGAGCAGCTGACGCTGGACGTGCCGGATGGGGCCGATGTCCGCGCGGTGGCTGCCCTGGTCGAAGCGCAGCATGGGCTGAGCCTGAAAGGCTGCATGGTGGCGGTCAACGAGACTTACGCCACGCCGGACCGGGCCCTGAATGAAGGGGACGAGGTGGCCTTTCTGCCCCCAGTGGCTGGCGGCGAAGGCGATCCCGTCACCCACTGCGAAATGACGGACCAGCCGTTGCTGCTGTCAGAAGCCGACGCTTTTCTGGTCCGCCCCGAATGCGGCGCACAGGCGTACTTTGTCGGCACCGTGCGCAGTCCCAATCAAGGGAAAGCAGTCGAGCACATCGATTACGAGGGCTACGCCCCAATGGCCCACAAGGTTATGCAGGAGGCGGCAAACGCGGCGCGTGAGAAGCACGGCGAGTTGCGCGTCTGGATTCAGCACCGCACTGGACGCCTTGCACCGGGAGAGGCCAGCATCCTGATCGGCGTGGCCAGTCCCCACCGCCGGGCCGCGCTGGAAGCCTGCGATTTTCTGATCGAATACCTCAAGGTGCAGATTCCAGTGTGGAAGCACGAGGCCGACGACGACGGCGAGCACTGGGTGACCGGTCACACGGAACATCCGGCCCTGTAG